One Bdellovibrio bacteriovorus str. Tiberius DNA segment encodes these proteins:
- a CDS encoding catalase, protein MKKTLTTSAGIPVSENQHSLTSGPRGPVALQDYHLIEKLAHFNRERIPERVVHAKGSGAYGTFTVTHDITRFTKAAIFAKIGKKTEAFLRFSTVAGEKGSADTERDPRGFALKFYTEEGNWDIVGNNTPVFFERDPLKFPDFIHSQKRDPQTGYKNPARMWDYWSKAPEALHQITILFSDRGIPDGYRFMNGYGSHTFSFINDKNERVWVKFHFKSMQGIKNLSVAKAVELAGSDPDYAGRDLFEAIERKEFPRWALKVQIMTERQAEQFKYDPFDLTKVWPHSEFPLLDVGVLELNRNPENYFAEVEQAAFSPSNVPPGVGFSPDKMLQGRLFAYPDAQRYRLGVNYQYLPVNRPHSEVNSYHRDGSMRFDGNGGRQDNYEPNGFGGPVQNESFKEPALSLSGTLDRHDSHKDNDDFTQAGNLYRMLSEEEKDRLTTNIAGTMKTISEYLQTKNIEHFKKCDADYGARIASKLGHT, encoded by the coding sequence ATGAAAAAGACACTAACAACATCCGCAGGCATTCCCGTTTCTGAAAACCAGCATAGCCTTACTTCCGGCCCGCGTGGTCCGGTGGCTTTACAGGATTATCACCTGATTGAAAAGCTTGCCCATTTCAACCGTGAACGCATTCCTGAACGCGTAGTGCACGCCAAGGGTTCTGGCGCCTATGGCACCTTTACGGTCACCCATGACATCACCCGCTTCACCAAAGCCGCGATCTTTGCAAAGATTGGCAAAAAGACGGAAGCCTTCCTGCGCTTTTCAACCGTCGCCGGCGAAAAAGGATCTGCCGACACGGAACGCGATCCCCGTGGCTTTGCTTTGAAGTTTTACACCGAAGAAGGCAACTGGGACATCGTCGGAAACAACACGCCGGTGTTCTTTGAACGTGATCCATTGAAGTTCCCCGACTTTATCCACTCGCAAAAACGCGATCCGCAGACAGGATACAAGAACCCGGCGCGCATGTGGGATTACTGGTCGAAAGCGCCCGAGGCTTTGCACCAGATCACGATCTTGTTCAGTGACCGCGGCATTCCCGATGGCTATCGCTTTATGAATGGATACGGCAGCCACACGTTCAGTTTTATCAACGACAAGAACGAACGCGTTTGGGTGAAATTCCATTTCAAATCCATGCAAGGGATTAAAAATCTTTCCGTCGCCAAAGCTGTCGAACTGGCAGGATCTGATCCGGACTATGCAGGTCGTGACTTGTTTGAAGCCATCGAACGCAAAGAGTTCCCGCGCTGGGCTTTGAAAGTTCAGATCATGACCGAACGCCAGGCGGAACAATTCAAATATGATCCGTTTGACTTAACCAAGGTGTGGCCACACAGCGAGTTCCCTTTGTTGGATGTGGGTGTGCTGGAACTAAACCGCAATCCAGAAAACTACTTTGCGGAAGTCGAACAAGCCGCCTTTTCCCCAAGCAATGTGCCACCAGGCGTGGGTTTTTCACCGGACAAGATGCTGCAAGGAAGACTGTTCGCCTATCCGGATGCTCAACGCTATCGTCTGGGAGTAAACTATCAGTATCTGCCAGTGAATCGCCCGCATTCGGAAGTAAACAGTTATCACCGCGATGGCAGCATGAGATTCGACGGCAACGGAGGACGACAGGACAACTATGAACCCAATGGTTTTGGTGGCCCCGTACAAAACGAAAGCTTCAAAGAGCCTGCCCTGAGTTTATCAGGCACTTTGGATCGCCATGACTCCCACAAGGACAATGACGATTTCACACAAGCCGGAAACCTGTATCGAATGCTCAGCGAAGAAGAAAAAGACCGCTTAACCACAAACATCGCAGGCACCATGAAAACCATCTCAGAGTACCTGCAAACCAAAAACATAGAACACTTCAAAAAATGCGACGCTGACTACGGCGCAAGAATCGCCTCAAAACTAGGCCACACCTAA
- a CDS encoding ankyrin repeat domain-containing protein encodes MRAWADYLKTAQTENPVFEAVRHNDYNEVMTYLKNLGNPNLKNHKGHSLLMLAAYNGHLSLVSLLISCHADVNSRDQSGNTILMGVAFKGHDKVARQLLRAGADLNARNPKGQTALSFAEAFGRDDLVRLFNELQSEPPAQGSRFWRRLQALSQFFIPARG; translated from the coding sequence ATGAGAGCGTGGGCAGACTATCTTAAGACGGCACAAACCGAAAACCCGGTTTTTGAGGCCGTTCGCCACAATGACTATAACGAGGTCATGACTTATCTGAAGAACCTGGGAAATCCCAATCTGAAAAACCACAAGGGTCACTCGCTGCTGATGCTGGCAGCCTATAACGGCCACCTTTCCCTGGTGAGCCTGCTGATCTCTTGTCACGCGGACGTCAATTCGCGCGACCAAAGCGGCAATACCATTTTGATGGGTGTGGCTTTCAAGGGCCATGACAAGGTCGCCCGTCAGTTGCTACGCGCAGGCGCGGATTTGAATGCCCGCAACCCCAAGGGTCAAACGGCCCTGAGCTTTGCCGAGGCCTTTGGGCGCGACGATCTGGTGCGCCTGTTCAACGAACTTCAATCTGAACCACCCGCCCAAGGATCGCGTTTCTGGCGCCGTCTGCAGGCTTTGTCCCAATTCTTCATCCCCGCACGAGGTTAA
- a CDS encoding septum formation initiator family protein produces MSYTQFAVGLRRFLNSPTKVALVCLLIFSISIVVNGNAFRLWGLHRDFERITFEIQQTRQNIAALSGQLKQAKDPSFIERQARDKLDLAGEHDLVFVFPEQ; encoded by the coding sequence ATGTCTTACACACAGTTTGCGGTTGGTTTACGTCGATTTCTGAACAGTCCCACGAAGGTGGCGCTGGTTTGTTTGCTGATCTTTTCCATTTCCATTGTGGTGAATGGGAATGCCTTCCGCCTGTGGGGTTTGCACCGTGATTTCGAAAGAATAACATTTGAGATCCAACAGACGCGTCAAAACATTGCAGCGTTGTCCGGCCAACTTAAGCAGGCTAAGGATCCTTCATTTATTGAGCGCCAGGCTCGCGATAAATTGGATCTGGCGGGCGAACACGACCTGGTTTTCGTTTTCCCAGAGCAATAG
- a CDS encoding helix-turn-helix domain-containing protein, giving the protein MLDNTQQLDWNKESLRDLRLRLGWSRSDLARRLHCSIGDIEAWEEGRRSVESSIRGDLEIILRQAEACSDEVKYTPAAENELDKNALEQIDFTRVKAELK; this is encoded by the coding sequence ATGCTAGATAATACTCAGCAGCTTGATTGGAATAAAGAATCTCTCCGTGACCTACGCCTGCGTTTGGGCTGGAGCCGATCCGATCTTGCCCGTCGTTTGCATTGTTCAATTGGTGACATCGAAGCTTGGGAAGAAGGACGCCGTTCTGTCGAGTCTTCCATCCGTGGTGATTTGGAAATCATTCTTCGTCAGGCGGAAGCTTGCAGTGACGAGGTCAAATACACTCCGGCTGCGGAAAACGAGCTGGATAAAAATGCCCTGGAACAAATCGATTTCACTCGCGTGAAAGCCGAATTGAAATAG
- the polA gene encoding DNA polymerase I, translating to MKKIYLIDVSAMFFRAFYAIRSLSSPSGVPVNAVYGFLSMMIKLLKEEKPEYLVFCYDRKEPSFRKAMYDGYKAHRTEMPDELAQQIPYIKRLADLLGVPAFEVESFEADDIIGTVTKWGRRNGMEVFIVSGDKDFGQLIEDNVTMYDTMKGVRYNAEGVLEKWGVRPDQFIDYLAIVGDTSDNVPGVKGVGEKGAIKLLEQFKHIEDIYENIDKVESKSVREKLIASKDNAILSKKLVTISCDVPMPDDLEAYKLKPFKADELRAFLHELNFKSFEKSLFGTVDTTPAAPSASAPAAPAGPLIKAAAPAMPLSIADDVAPTIVIAKEERQFTEKSMTTRELADFLAEHQSLWGFSDMRGVFIGTESQIIQVSDHEYLGKLTDTFQVQWHGYDLKSFWHKIGAKAPVAAWDSQLAAYVLKAGDTSDFGKIYTRFMADVLPDLASPAQLYNAHLNFATTLKSQLQTVQGEKVYQELDLPLARVLLSMERLGVRIDKDLLAKQSEDLAKDIAEIEKQIHEAAGEAFNVGSPKQLGVILFEKLGLPAGKKTKTGYSTDEEVLLGLEHPIAKLVLQWREMSKLKSTYVDALPTMIDPKDERVHTSFNQALTTTGRLSSTQPNLQNIPIRTARGQQVRKAFIAAPRMKLLSVDYSQIELRILAHISEDPNLCKAFAEDLDIHAATAAEVFGVALKDVTAEHRRSAKAVNFGIAYGQGAFGLAENLGISRTEAKDIIDRYFNRFKNVREYIDGTVKTAHEKGYVETLFGRRRYIDELQSKNMALKKFGERAAINAPIQGTASDLVKKAMIEVFEKVPVRMLLQVHDELIFEDFEENLQKHSPQLVSIMENVMKLKVPLKVNYAIGNNWDEAH from the coding sequence ATGAAGAAAATCTACCTTATTGACGTCAGTGCCATGTTCTTTCGCGCTTTCTACGCGATTCGTTCGCTGTCGTCTCCAAGCGGAGTCCCGGTCAACGCCGTCTACGGCTTCCTTTCCATGATGATCAAGCTTTTGAAAGAGGAAAAGCCCGAGTATCTGGTGTTCTGTTACGATCGCAAAGAGCCTTCTTTCCGTAAAGCGATGTACGACGGTTATAAAGCTCATCGCACAGAAATGCCGGATGAACTGGCTCAACAAATTCCTTACATCAAAAGACTGGCCGATCTTCTGGGAGTTCCTGCATTTGAAGTCGAATCCTTCGAGGCCGATGACATTATCGGCACAGTCACTAAATGGGGTCGTCGCAATGGCATGGAAGTGTTCATCGTCAGCGGCGATAAAGACTTTGGCCAGTTGATCGAAGACAACGTCACTATGTACGACACCATGAAGGGTGTTCGCTACAATGCCGAAGGTGTTCTTGAAAAATGGGGTGTTCGCCCGGATCAGTTTATCGATTATCTGGCCATTGTAGGGGATACTTCGGACAACGTTCCTGGTGTGAAAGGTGTCGGAGAAAAGGGCGCCATCAAACTTCTGGAGCAGTTCAAACACATCGAAGACATCTATGAAAACATCGACAAAGTTGAAAGTAAAAGCGTTCGCGAAAAACTGATTGCTTCCAAAGACAATGCCATTTTGTCCAAAAAGCTGGTGACGATTTCTTGCGATGTGCCGATGCCGGATGATCTGGAAGCGTACAAGTTGAAGCCTTTCAAGGCAGACGAGCTGCGTGCCTTCCTGCACGAGCTGAATTTCAAATCTTTCGAAAAAAGTCTGTTCGGAACGGTGGACACAACTCCGGCAGCGCCTTCAGCTTCCGCGCCTGCGGCTCCGGCGGGACCACTGATAAAGGCCGCCGCACCGGCGATGCCTTTAAGTATTGCCGATGACGTGGCACCAACGATCGTGATTGCCAAAGAAGAGCGTCAGTTCACCGAAAAGAGCATGACGACCCGTGAACTTGCCGACTTCCTGGCCGAGCACCAAAGCCTTTGGGGCTTTAGCGACATGCGTGGGGTGTTCATCGGAACTGAATCGCAAATCATCCAGGTTTCTGATCACGAGTACCTTGGTAAACTGACTGATACTTTCCAGGTTCAATGGCATGGCTATGACCTGAAGTCGTTCTGGCACAAGATTGGCGCGAAAGCTCCGGTGGCGGCTTGGGATTCCCAGTTGGCTGCTTATGTTTTGAAAGCCGGGGACACCTCCGACTTTGGCAAGATTTATACTCGCTTTATGGCAGATGTTTTGCCGGATCTGGCTTCACCCGCACAGCTTTACAATGCCCATTTGAACTTCGCCACGACTTTGAAATCCCAGTTGCAGACGGTGCAGGGTGAAAAGGTCTATCAAGAGCTGGATTTGCCATTGGCAAGAGTGCTGCTGTCCATGGAACGTTTGGGCGTTCGTATCGACAAGGACCTTTTGGCCAAGCAAAGCGAGGACCTTGCGAAAGACATCGCAGAAATCGAAAAACAAATTCATGAAGCCGCTGGCGAGGCCTTCAATGTCGGAAGTCCGAAGCAGCTGGGTGTGATCCTGTTTGAAAAGCTGGGTCTGCCCGCGGGCAAAAAAACCAAAACCGGTTATTCCACAGATGAAGAAGTTCTGTTGGGACTGGAACATCCGATCGCAAAGCTGGTTTTGCAATGGCGTGAGATGTCCAAGCTGAAATCCACTTACGTGGACGCTTTGCCAACCATGATTGATCCTAAAGACGAGCGTGTGCACACAAGCTTTAATCAGGCTCTGACCACCACGGGCCGTCTTTCCAGCACGCAGCCAAATCTTCAGAACATCCCGATTCGTACCGCGCGCGGCCAGCAGGTGCGTAAGGCATTCATTGCGGCTCCTCGCATGAAGCTTTTGTCGGTGGATTATTCCCAGATCGAATTGCGTATTCTGGCGCATATTTCTGAAGACCCGAATTTGTGCAAAGCCTTTGCTGAAGACCTGGATATTCACGCGGCCACAGCAGCGGAAGTGTTTGGGGTGGCTTTGAAAGATGTGACTGCTGAACACCGTCGTTCTGCCAAGGCCGTGAACTTTGGTATTGCTTACGGGCAGGGGGCTTTCGGTCTGGCAGAAAACCTGGGCATTTCACGCACGGAAGCCAAGGATATTATCGATCGCTATTTCAACCGTTTTAAAAACGTGCGGGAATATATCGATGGCACGGTAAAAACGGCTCACGAAAAAGGCTATGTTGAAACTTTGTTCGGTCGCCGTCGTTACATCGACGAGCTTCAGTCCAAGAACATGGCTTTGAAAAAGTTCGGCGAGCGCGCTGCGATTAATGCCCCGATTCAGGGAACTGCCAGTGATCTGGTGAAAAAGGCGATGATTGAGGTGTTCGAAAAAGTGCCGGTGCGCATGCTGTTACAAGTGCACGATGAATTGATTTTTGAGGATTTCGAGGAGAATCTGCAGAAGCATTCCCCTCAGTTGGTTTCAATCATGGAAAACGTGATGAAACTGAAAGTGCCGTTGAAGGTCAACTATGCAATCGGGAACAACTGGGACGAAGCGCACTAG
- a CDS encoding flagellar basal body-associated FliL family protein: MAEQENTTKVEEDIKDGAPEGEAEDLMSLESLDSALAEADPEFAQSLNEIGPDVAGGALIYEEGIELEYTLAEEEKLWQSATGFRKRILKILPFLPRISYKVKMKRTVMRLSWRKFKEQLRHRIVNAGPLLLAWAKRTALGFKAGLGRGMATFKSFSLVKKLALVGLLVVTAGASVVIYRMATKGLIPQHEDLFIHSMADWASQKYQYDPKTEVESFYDSTRAAQNVFLMQRMVVNLRRSAESGTNPMGAFEFYVEGAASDVVVEIKDREAEVEDLFLRTIEEMTFDQAASGAGKQELCERLRKEVNKILTKGYVRRIFIKTAIVKP; the protein is encoded by the coding sequence TTGGCTGAACAGGAAAACACGACCAAGGTAGAGGAAGATATCAAGGACGGCGCTCCGGAAGGGGAAGCTGAAGATTTGATGTCCCTTGAGTCCTTGGACTCTGCACTGGCGGAAGCAGACCCCGAGTTTGCTCAGTCCCTGAATGAAATCGGTCCCGATGTGGCCGGTGGTGCCTTGATTTATGAAGAAGGCATCGAGCTTGAGTACACCCTCGCAGAAGAAGAAAAGTTGTGGCAATCCGCGACCGGATTCCGCAAGAGGATTTTAAAGATTCTCCCGTTCCTTCCGCGCATTTCCTACAAAGTTAAAATGAAGCGCACCGTGATGCGCTTAAGCTGGAGAAAATTCAAAGAGCAGCTTCGCCATCGCATTGTGAATGCCGGGCCGCTTTTGCTGGCTTGGGCGAAAAGAACCGCTCTGGGGTTCAAAGCCGGCCTTGGCAGGGGCATGGCGACCTTCAAGTCATTCTCGCTGGTGAAAAAGCTCGCGTTGGTGGGTTTGCTGGTGGTGACGGCAGGTGCGAGTGTGGTGATTTATCGTATGGCCACGAAGGGTTTGATCCCTCAACACGAAGATTTGTTCATTCACTCGATGGCGGACTGGGCATCGCAAAAATATCAATACGATCCCAAAACCGAAGTGGAGTCCTTCTATGATTCCACTCGTGCCGCGCAAAATGTGTTCCTGATGCAAAGAATGGTTGTGAATCTGCGCCGTTCAGCCGAATCCGGCACCAATCCCATGGGGGCTTTTGAGTTCTATGTGGAAGGCGCGGCCTCTGATGTCGTTGTCGAAATCAAAGACCGCGAAGCGGAAGTGGAAGACTTGTTCCTGAGAACGATCGAGGAGATGACTTTCGATCAGGCAGCCTCAGGGGCGGGCAAACAAGAGCTTTGCGAACGTCTGCGCAAAGAGGTGAACAAGATCCTGACCAAGGGTTACGTGCGCCGGATCTTTATCAAAACCGCGATCGTTAAACCTTAA
- a CDS encoding sigma 54-interacting transcriptional regulator codes for MSQAFLKTMDENPKTLTLHEFVTLGKDSQCQIQVQGEQVAERHARIEKKDQSYLIRDLRTPQGTYVNDARVMEAFLQEGDVIRLGEQEFLFLTQQEENTPFPIKSRNDVWNEELQTLSNVAKTEFPVLILGPSGTGKDVIAQALHENSLRDKGPFVSVNCSALSETLIESELFGHVKGSFTGAINDRKGAFEAARGGTLFLDEIGDLSYSLQAKLLRALENNEIRPVGADRNVRTDVRIIAATHQNLSEKIREGLFRSDLYFRLNVVSVAPPALALRMEDFEELLYTFARKMRVRFSFGAIARMKKHPWPGNIRELKNLVSRAAALYPRTHITENHIEKLLDKTLLEKSEERVSNDMPVIKEIEKQMIIKRLQANKGNQRRTAQDLGMPKSTLHDRLKYYDIDITSFKV; via the coding sequence ATGTCACAAGCATTCTTGAAAACAATGGACGAAAACCCAAAAACCCTGACTTTGCATGAGTTCGTTACTCTTGGCAAAGATTCGCAATGCCAGATTCAGGTCCAAGGTGAACAAGTGGCCGAACGCCACGCCCGTATCGAAAAGAAAGATCAATCATATTTGATCCGCGACCTGCGCACCCCGCAGGGCACCTATGTGAATGATGCCCGCGTGATGGAAGCCTTCCTGCAAGAAGGCGACGTCATCCGTTTGGGAGAACAAGAATTCCTGTTCCTGACCCAGCAGGAAGAAAACACTCCCTTCCCGATCAAAAGCCGCAATGACGTCTGGAACGAAGAACTGCAGACCCTTTCCAATGTCGCCAAAACCGAGTTCCCGGTGCTGATCCTGGGCCCTTCCGGAACCGGTAAGGATGTCATTGCCCAAGCCCTGCATGAAAACAGCCTTCGCGACAAGGGACCGTTCGTCAGCGTGAACTGCAGCGCCCTCAGCGAAACCCTGATTGAAAGTGAACTTTTCGGTCACGTAAAAGGCAGCTTTACCGGCGCCATCAACGACCGCAAAGGAGCCTTCGAAGCGGCCCGCGGCGGCACGCTGTTCCTGGATGAAATCGGTGATCTTTCCTACAGCCTGCAGGCTAAACTGCTGCGCGCCCTGGAAAACAACGAAATCCGCCCAGTGGGTGCGGATCGTAACGTGCGCACCGATGTTCGTATTATCGCAGCGACTCACCAAAACCTGTCTGAAAAAATCCGCGAAGGCCTGTTCCGTTCGGATCTTTACTTCCGTCTGAATGTGGTGTCGGTGGCGCCACCTGCTTTGGCGTTGCGCATGGAGGACTTTGAAGAGCTGCTTTACACCTTTGCCCGCAAAATGCGTGTGCGTTTTTCATTCGGCGCGATTGCCCGTATGAAAAAGCACCCATGGCCCGGGAATATTCGTGAATTGAAAAATCTGGTCAGCCGCGCTGCCGCGCTTTACCCGCGCACTCACATCACCGAAAACCACATCGAAAAGCTGCTGGATAAGACACTTTTGGAAAAATCCGAAGAGCGCGTCAGTAACGACATGCCGGTGATTAAAGAGATTGAAAAACAGATGATCATCAAGCGCCTGCAGGCGAACAAAGGAAATCAGCGCCGAACGGCTCAGGATCTGGGCATGCCTAAAAGCACCCTGCATGACCGTTTAAAATACTATGACATCGATATCACGAGCTTTAAGGTTTAA
- the yihA gene encoding ribosome biogenesis GTP-binding protein YihA/YsxC, giving the protein MPKTIQFIKSAVLEKDFPVHKKVEVAIAGRSNAGKSSFINALTKNKIAKVSSTPGKTRLLNFFELDQSYVMVDMPGYGFAARSGDEMREWHRMIETYLMNREQLRGLLLVMDIRRSWTEDEELLKEFSERRGFPLAVVLTKADKMSRSQMLQAVAKVKKASGLSAVFGVSSLKKEGQDAVEDYIYENWVKE; this is encoded by the coding sequence ATGCCAAAGACGATTCAATTTATCAAAAGCGCCGTTCTGGAAAAGGACTTCCCCGTACACAAGAAAGTTGAAGTAGCCATCGCCGGCCGCTCCAATGCCGGAAAGTCGTCTTTTATCAATGCCCTGACCAAAAACAAGATCGCGAAAGTCAGTTCCACGCCGGGTAAAACCCGTTTGTTGAACTTCTTTGAGCTGGATCAGTCCTATGTGATGGTGGATATGCCGGGTTACGGCTTTGCCGCGCGTTCCGGGGATGAAATGCGTGAATGGCACCGCATGATTGAAACTTATCTTATGAACCGTGAACAACTTCGTGGACTGCTTCTGGTGATGGACATCCGTCGCTCGTGGACAGAAGACGAAGAGCTTTTGAAAGAGTTCTCTGAACGTCGTGGCTTCCCCCTGGCGGTGGTGCTGACCAAGGCCGACAAAATGTCGCGCAGTCAGATGCTGCAGGCAGTGGCGAAAGTGAAGAAGGCCTCGGGCCTGAGTGCCGTGTTCGGTGTGTCCTCGCTTAAAAAAGAAGGCCAGGACGCGGTTGAAGACTACATCTATGAAAACTGGGTAAAAGAATGA
- the kdsB gene encoding 3-deoxy-manno-octulosonate cytidylyltransferase, translating to MKIVGVIPARFGSTRFPGKPLVNLKGRPLIQWTVEGARKSKLLSEVIVATDHEGIKAAAEAVGVKVVMTDSDLPTGSDRINAAIKDIACDVVVNIQGDEPLVTGELIDRLAQVFVDDPKIDMATLAHPISAEELQSMNSVKVVTNCRDEALYFSRYPMPYSRLSAQEAGTMDGCLKHIGMYAYSRSFLKQFCEAPPALIEKAESLEQLRALYLGAKIKVIRVKEASVGVDTPEDLARLEKLLSSQGM from the coding sequence ATGAAAATTGTCGGTGTGATCCCCGCTCGCTTTGGCTCTACACGCTTCCCCGGAAAACCTCTGGTGAACTTGAAAGGCCGCCCCCTGATTCAGTGGACGGTTGAAGGAGCCAGGAAGTCGAAACTTCTGAGCGAGGTGATTGTCGCCACCGACCACGAAGGCATCAAAGCCGCCGCCGAAGCTGTCGGTGTTAAAGTCGTCATGACGGACAGCGATCTTCCCACTGGAAGTGACCGAATCAATGCTGCTATTAAAGATATTGCCTGTGATGTTGTCGTTAACATCCAGGGTGATGAGCCACTGGTGACCGGCGAGCTTATTGATCGTCTGGCGCAGGTGTTTGTCGATGATCCGAAAATAGACATGGCCACGCTGGCTCATCCGATCAGTGCTGAAGAGCTGCAATCCATGAATTCCGTCAAAGTGGTCACAAACTGCCGCGACGAGGCTCTTTATTTCAGCCGTTATCCAATGCCTTATTCTCGTTTGTCGGCCCAAGAGGCCGGCACCATGGATGGCTGCCTGAAACATATTGGCATGTATGCCTATTCCAGAAGTTTTTTAAAGCAGTTCTGCGAAGCTCCTCCGGCTCTCATTGAAAAAGCCGAGAGTCTGGAGCAGCTGCGCGCTCTGTATTTGGGTGCAAAAATCAAAGTAATCAGAGTCAAGGAAGCCAGTGTCGGGGTGGATACTCCCGAAGATCTGGCGCGACTCGAAAAACTCTTAAGCTCACAGGGGATGTAA
- a CDS encoding CTP synthase, whose amino-acid sequence MAKRKTTKKVSTAKSTKKTLKQKFIFVTGGVVSSIGKGLTAASLGALLEGRGHKVTIMKFDPYLNVDPGTMSPLQHGEVYVTEDGAETDLDLGHYERFTSALMNRSNSVSTGQIYDTVLNRERRGDYLGGTVQVIPHITEEIKARIYEAAQGSEIILVEIGGTVGDIESQPFLEAIRQMRIDVGHENSVLVHVTYVPYIAAAGELKSKPTQHSVKELREIGLQPDFLVCRSEKVIDDNLKAKIGLFCSVKPENVIAAQDSRFIYEVPSALHKEKLDELIVARLGLSAGKLNMKGWQNLVKILGNPSHTVKIGVVGKYVDLKESYKSLHEALVHGGVANSARVEIIYVDSEKVTDKTVNSLLGKVDGILVPGGFGTRGVEGKITAIKFAREKRVPFFGICFGMQLSAIEFARNVCGIKDATSREFHAENKRTGNFVIDSMVEQRGVINKGGTMRLGGFPCAIASGTRAHQVYKASSIMERHRHRFEFNNKYKDLFEKNGMKASGICKERDLVEIVELPDHPWFVGVQFHPEFKSKPLAPHPLFVHFVKASLKKK is encoded by the coding sequence ATGGCAAAGAGAAAGACCACGAAGAAAGTGTCGACAGCGAAGTCGACCAAGAAGACGTTGAAGCAAAAGTTTATTTTTGTCACCGGGGGCGTTGTTTCCTCGATTGGCAAAGGACTGACAGCAGCCAGCCTTGGTGCTTTGCTGGAAGGCCGCGGTCACAAAGTGACCATCATGAAATTTGATCCTTATCTGAACGTGGATCCGGGCACGATGTCCCCTTTGCAACACGGTGAAGTTTATGTGACCGAAGACGGCGCAGAAACGGATCTGGATCTGGGCCACTATGAGCGTTTTACATCCGCTTTGATGAACCGTTCGAACTCTGTTTCCACCGGTCAGATCTATGACACGGTTTTGAACCGCGAGCGTCGCGGGGACTATCTGGGGGGAACTGTGCAGGTGATCCCGCACATTACGGAAGAAATCAAAGCCCGTATCTATGAAGCGGCTCAGGGCAGTGAAATCATTCTGGTTGAAATCGGCGGAACGGTCGGGGATATCGAATCCCAGCCGTTCCTGGAAGCCATCCGTCAGATGCGCATCGATGTGGGTCATGAAAACTCTGTTTTGGTGCACGTGACTTATGTGCCGTACATCGCGGCGGCGGGTGAACTGAAATCCAAGCCGACTCAGCACTCGGTGAAAGAGCTGCGTGAAATCGGTTTGCAGCCGGACTTCCTGGTCTGCCGCAGTGAAAAAGTCATCGACGACAACTTAAAGGCTAAAATCGGCCTGTTTTGTTCCGTGAAACCGGAAAATGTTATCGCCGCTCAAGACAGCCGCTTCATTTACGAAGTGCCTTCAGCATTGCACAAAGAAAAACTGGACGAGCTGATCGTGGCACGTCTGGGTCTTTCTGCTGGCAAGTTGAACATGAAAGGCTGGCAGAATCTGGTGAAGATTCTGGGGAACCCAAGTCACACCGTGAAAATCGGTGTGGTCGGCAAGTATGTGGATTTGAAAGAATCCTACAAGTCCCTGCATGAAGCCCTGGTTCACGGTGGGGTTGCCAATAGTGCCCGCGTGGAAATCATTTACGTGGATTCTGAAAAAGTCACCGACAAGACAGTGAATTCGCTGTTGGGTAAAGTGGACGGTATTCTGGTTCCAGGGGGCTTCGGTACTCGTGGGGTGGAAGGTAAAATCACGGCCATCAAGTTTGCCCGTGAAAAGCGTGTTCCATTCTTCGGTATCTGCTTTGGCATGCAGTTGTCGGCGATCGAGTTCGCACGCAACGTGTGCGGTATCAAAGATGCCACCAGCCGTGAATTCCATGCTGAAAACAAACGCACGGGCAATTTCGTGATTGATTCCATGGTTGAACAGCGTGGAGTCATCAACAAGGGCGGCACCATGCGCCTGGGTGGATTCCCGTGCGCGATTGCTTCCGGCACTCGGGCTCATCAGGTGTACAAGGCGTCCTCCATTATGGAACGTCACCGTCACCGTTTTGAGTTCAACAATAAATATAAAGACCTGTTTGAAAAGAACGGGATGAAAGCTTCCGGTATTTGCAAAGAACGTGACCTGGTAGAGATCGTGGAACTTCCTGATCACCCATGGTTTGTCGGCGTGCAGTTCCACCCGGAATTCAAGTCAAAACCCTTGGCTCCGCATCCGCTCTTCGTGCATTTTGTTAAAGCAAGCCTGAAGAAGAAGTAA